The proteins below come from a single Streptomyces sp. M92 genomic window:
- a CDS encoding ABC transporter ATP-binding protein, with amino-acid sequence MPAAPPDGEPALHVESLDVTYGRALSALRSVSLTVPHGGVVALLGANGAGKTTLLRAVSGTLRLHRGAITAGRVRYGDTALDGRDPVAAVRAGVVQVPEGRRVFAGLSVDENLRAGGLGLNRRAPAQVREARERVFTLFPRLAERTRQAAGLLSGGEQQMLAIGRALMAAPRMLLLDEPSLGLAPLMVDRIAEVVREINAQGTAVLLVEQNAGMALSLAEHAHVLEVGEIRLSGPAAELARTDAVRRLYLGEDTETAEDTETAENAENAEATDDTEAAAETNGKGAA; translated from the coding sequence ATGCCCGCAGCACCACCGGACGGCGAGCCCGCGCTGCACGTCGAGAGCCTCGACGTGACGTACGGTCGCGCCCTGTCCGCCCTCCGTTCCGTGTCCCTGACCGTCCCGCACGGCGGTGTCGTCGCACTGCTCGGCGCCAACGGCGCCGGCAAGACGACGCTGCTGCGGGCCGTGTCGGGCACCCTGCGCCTGCACCGCGGCGCGATCACGGCCGGCCGCGTCCGCTACGGCGACACGGCCCTGGACGGCCGGGACCCGGTCGCCGCCGTACGCGCCGGAGTCGTCCAGGTGCCCGAGGGCAGGCGGGTGTTCGCCGGACTCAGCGTCGACGAGAACCTGCGGGCCGGGGGACTCGGCCTGAACCGGCGCGCCCCGGCCCAGGTCCGCGAAGCCCGGGAGCGGGTCTTCACCCTCTTCCCGCGGCTCGCCGAGCGCACCCGCCAGGCCGCCGGCCTGCTGTCCGGCGGGGAGCAGCAGATGCTGGCCATCGGCCGCGCCCTGATGGCCGCGCCCCGCATGCTCCTGCTGGACGAGCCCTCCCTCGGCCTCGCCCCGCTGATGGTGGACCGCATCGCCGAGGTCGTCCGCGAGATCAACGCCCAGGGCACCGCCGTACTCCTCGTCGAACAGAACGCCGGCATGGCGCTCTCCCTGGCCGAGCACGCCCACGTCCTGGAGGTCGGCGAGATCCGGCTGTCCGGTCCCGCCGCCGAACTCGCCCGGACGGACGCCGTACGCCGCCTCTACCTCGGCGAGGACACCGAGACCGCCGAGGACACCGAGACCGCCGAGAACGCCGAGAACGCCGAGGCCACGGACGACACCGAGGCCGCCGCTGAGACCAACGGCAAGGGGGCCGCGTGA
- a CDS encoding ATP-binding protein: MSSPAHLRLRSSGEPASEAGVASRSGGLPHTARPAVGRDPRPFAAPDAKSGLRDGSPDAAVLRIACSAEGFARARVFTRETLSGWSLDRHADDAVLVITELASNAVAHAVPSARAGAPEVRLGLALGPGHLMLTVSDPGDNAPVRTPSDGSALREHGRGLCIVDALADDWGWTPRPPAGKTVWATLTTRHLF, from the coding sequence GTGTCGTCACCTGCGCATTTAAGGCTCCGGTCGTCCGGCGAACCCGCGTCGGAGGCAGGGGTGGCGAGCCGGTCCGGCGGGCTCCCCCACACGGCGCGGCCGGCCGTCGGCCGCGACCCTCGGCCGTTCGCCGCTCCCGACGCCAAGTCGGGCCTGCGGGACGGCAGTCCGGACGCCGCGGTGCTGCGGATCGCGTGCAGCGCGGAAGGCTTCGCCCGCGCCCGGGTCTTCACCCGGGAGACGCTCAGCGGCTGGTCCCTGGACCGGCACGCCGACGACGCCGTCCTCGTGATCACGGAACTCGCCTCCAACGCCGTGGCCCACGCGGTGCCGTCCGCCCGGGCCGGTGCGCCGGAGGTCAGGCTGGGACTCGCCCTGGGTCCCGGTCACCTGATGCTGACCGTCTCCGACCCGGGCGACAACGCACCCGTGCGCACCCCGTCAGACGGCTCCGCGCTGCGCGAGCACGGACGTGGCCTGTGCATCGTCGACGCCCTCGCCGACGACTGGGGCTGGACCCCGAGGCCGCCGGCGGGCAAGACCGTCTGGGCCACCCTGACGACCCGTCACCTCTTCTGA
- a CDS encoding ABC transporter substrate-binding protein, translated as MNVTHPRPRTTRTAALAAALAAVLLAGTACSSKAEGGGTDEAADGVKAGPGVSEKAIRLGALTDLTGPYATLGKSIVQAQQMWADETNAAGGICGREVEIVVKDHGYDVQKAVTAYADIAPDVVALPQVIGSPVVAALLDDIERDGMLTFPQAWAASLLGKDAVQVLGTTYDLDMIAAVDFLTRTKKIAKGDTIGHVYFEGDYGANALEGSEWAAEQAGIKVVGQKIKATDTDLTAQVSALSNAGVKAVLISAGPAQTASLAGVAAARGLKVPIVSSAPGYSPQLMKTPAAPALEAMVHVVSAAPAVSSDLPGVKKMVASYSKKYPGEPVDSGVLSGYNAAQLIGADLKKACEGGSLTREAVVKAHRSQKNADTGLGTPQNFTFVTEPASRSTYVLKPDAKAVGGLVGVEDAHKAPGVDAYLAARG; from the coding sequence GTGAACGTCACGCACCCCAGGCCCCGCACCACCCGGACCGCCGCCCTGGCCGCGGCACTGGCCGCCGTGCTGCTCGCGGGCACCGCATGCAGCTCCAAGGCGGAGGGCGGGGGCACCGACGAAGCCGCCGACGGCGTCAAGGCCGGCCCCGGAGTCAGCGAGAAGGCCATCAGGCTCGGCGCGCTGACCGACCTCACCGGCCCCTACGCCACCCTCGGCAAGTCCATCGTGCAGGCCCAGCAGATGTGGGCCGACGAGACCAACGCGGCGGGCGGCATCTGCGGACGCGAGGTCGAGATCGTCGTCAAGGACCACGGCTACGACGTGCAGAAGGCGGTGACCGCCTACGCCGACATCGCCCCGGACGTCGTCGCCCTGCCCCAGGTCATCGGGTCACCGGTGGTCGCGGCGCTGCTCGACGACATCGAGCGGGACGGCATGCTGACCTTCCCGCAGGCCTGGGCCGCCTCCCTGCTCGGCAAGGACGCCGTCCAGGTCCTCGGCACCACCTACGACCTCGACATGATCGCGGCAGTCGACTTCCTGACCCGTACCAAGAAGATCGCCAAGGGCGACACGATCGGCCACGTGTACTTCGAGGGGGACTACGGCGCCAACGCGCTGGAGGGTTCCGAGTGGGCCGCCGAGCAGGCCGGGATCAAGGTCGTCGGCCAGAAGATCAAGGCGACGGACACCGACCTGACCGCGCAGGTCTCCGCGCTGAGCAACGCCGGGGTGAAGGCCGTCCTGATCAGCGCGGGTCCCGCCCAGACCGCGTCCCTCGCCGGCGTCGCCGCCGCCCGGGGCCTGAAGGTGCCGATCGTCTCCAGCGCTCCCGGATACTCCCCGCAGCTGATGAAGACCCCGGCGGCACCGGCCCTGGAGGCCATGGTCCACGTCGTCAGCGCCGCACCCGCGGTCAGCTCCGACCTGCCGGGCGTCAAGAAGATGGTCGCCTCCTACTCGAAGAAGTACCCCGGGGAGCCGGTGGACTCGGGTGTGCTCTCCGGGTACAACGCCGCCCAGCTGATCGGCGCCGACCTGAAGAAGGCCTGTGAGGGCGGCAGCCTGACCCGCGAGGCGGTGGTGAAGGCGCACCGCTCGCAGAAGAACGCCGACACCGGCCTCGGCACCCCGCAGAACTTCACCTTCGTGACCGAGCCGGCCAGCCGGTCCACCTACGTGCTCAAGCCCGACGCCAAGGCGGTCGGCGGCCTGGTCGGCGTGGAGGACGCCCACAAGGCGCCCGGCGTCGACGCGTACCTGGCCGCGCGCGGCTGA
- a CDS encoding branched-chain amino acid ABC transporter permease: MTGFLDALLNGLSLGSVYALIALGFVTIFKASGVLSFTHGSLLLLGGYLVAVLHDDLGFAGALALAVVVTAAVAGALDRLVLQRVGGTDPHAAHVQTIVTIGIDIILVTDLARRIGGDLLPLGDPWGNAVSDLGPVTVADSRIAAILVSAAAIGGAFALFRFTPWGLSLRAAAEDREAAALMGVRLTRVRTAAWCLAGGLAALAAVFLVAFPAPGLERTTGQIALKAFPAAILGGMASPVGALVGSMLIGLTEAFVAGYQSDLHVLGEGFGDVAPYAVMVLVLLVRPAGLFAAKGAARV, encoded by the coding sequence ATGACCGGCTTCCTCGACGCCCTCCTCAACGGCCTGTCCCTGGGCTCCGTCTACGCCCTGATCGCCCTCGGCTTCGTCACCATCTTCAAAGCCTCCGGCGTCCTGAGCTTCACCCACGGCTCGCTGCTGCTGCTCGGCGGCTACCTCGTCGCCGTCCTCCACGACGACCTCGGATTCGCCGGGGCGCTGGCCCTGGCCGTCGTCGTGACGGCGGCCGTGGCGGGCGCGCTGGACCGGCTGGTGCTGCAGCGGGTCGGCGGTACCGACCCGCACGCCGCCCACGTGCAGACCATCGTCACCATCGGCATCGACATCATCCTGGTGACCGACCTGGCCCGGCGGATCGGCGGCGACCTGCTGCCGCTCGGCGACCCCTGGGGCAACGCGGTGAGCGACCTCGGCCCGGTGACCGTCGCCGACAGCCGCATCGCCGCGATCCTGGTGTCCGCCGCGGCCATCGGCGGCGCCTTCGCCCTCTTCCGGTTCACCCCCTGGGGCCTGTCGCTGCGCGCGGCGGCCGAGGACCGCGAGGCAGCCGCACTCATGGGCGTACGGCTGACCCGCGTACGCACCGCCGCCTGGTGCCTGGCCGGCGGACTGGCCGCGCTCGCCGCGGTCTTCCTGGTCGCCTTCCCGGCGCCGGGACTGGAACGCACCACCGGGCAGATCGCCCTCAAGGCCTTCCCGGCCGCCATCCTCGGCGGCATGGCCTCCCCGGTCGGCGCCCTGGTCGGCAGCATGCTGATCGGCCTCACCGAGGCCTTCGTCGCCGGCTACCAGTCCGACCTGCACGTCCTCGGCGAGGGCTTCGGCGACGTGGCCCCGTACGCCGTCATGGTACTGGTCCTCCTGGTGCGCCCCGCCGGGCTCTTCGCGGCGAAGGGAGCGGCCCGTGTCTGA
- a CDS encoding branched-chain amino acid ABC transporter permease: MLAALLLCALPFYLDAFWLRIGLFSMAAAIGAVGLSLLSGTAGQLSLGHAFFLAVGAYGYVWLAGEPGPGLPPLLAAVLAVLLAGAAGGLFSPVAGRVKGVYLGVATLALVFLGHHVLLTADSVTGGFNGRSVPPLEIGGFAFAETDPGLTVLGVPFGAEERLWYLGLALFALTWFTARGVLRGRPGRALSALRDSETAASVMGVPVARYRSAAFVVSSMYAGLAGVLLALSFRRVVPDYFSLLLSVDYLAMIVIGGLGSVAGATAGAVFVTALPLLMTRYADQLPLVATPGSGDGSIGPTEAARYLYGAAIVVILLYAPDGLHGLARRTRARLRRRPPGPSSATTAATQDAAATATTATSATTATSARAKEHTP; this comes from the coding sequence CTGCTCGCCGCGCTCCTCCTGTGCGCCCTGCCCTTCTACCTGGACGCCTTCTGGCTGCGCATCGGCCTGTTCTCCATGGCCGCGGCGATCGGCGCCGTCGGGCTCAGCCTGCTCAGTGGCACCGCGGGGCAGCTCTCCCTCGGGCACGCCTTCTTCCTGGCCGTCGGCGCCTACGGCTACGTATGGCTGGCGGGCGAGCCCGGACCGGGACTGCCGCCCCTCCTCGCCGCCGTCCTCGCCGTGCTGCTCGCCGGGGCCGCGGGCGGCCTGTTCAGCCCCGTCGCCGGCCGGGTCAAGGGCGTCTACCTCGGTGTGGCCACCCTCGCCCTGGTCTTCCTCGGCCACCACGTCCTGCTCACCGCGGACTCCGTCACCGGCGGCTTCAACGGCCGCTCGGTGCCGCCGCTGGAGATCGGCGGCTTCGCCTTCGCCGAGACCGACCCCGGACTGACGGTCCTGGGCGTGCCGTTCGGAGCCGAGGAACGGCTCTGGTACCTGGGCCTCGCCCTGTTCGCCCTCACCTGGTTCACCGCGCGCGGAGTGCTGCGCGGGCGGCCAGGACGCGCCCTGTCCGCGCTGCGCGACAGCGAGACCGCGGCGTCCGTGATGGGCGTGCCCGTGGCTCGGTACCGCTCGGCGGCGTTCGTCGTCTCCTCGATGTACGCGGGCCTCGCCGGCGTCCTGCTCGCGCTCTCCTTCCGCCGTGTCGTGCCCGACTACTTCTCGCTCCTCCTCTCCGTCGACTACCTCGCCATGATCGTCATCGGCGGTCTCGGCTCGGTGGCCGGCGCCACCGCCGGAGCCGTCTTCGTCACCGCCCTGCCGCTGCTGATGACGCGCTACGCCGACCAGTTGCCGCTGGTGGCGACGCCGGGCTCCGGCGACGGCTCGATCGGCCCGACCGAGGCCGCCCGCTACCTGTACGGCGCCGCGATCGTCGTCATCCTGCTCTACGCCCCCGACGGCCTGCACGGACTGGCCCGCCGGACCCGCGCCCGCCTGCGCCGCCGACCGCCCGGTCCCTCCTCCGCCACCACGGCAGCCACCCAAGACGCCGCGGCCACCGCGACCACCGCCACCTCCGCGACCACAGCAACATCCGCACGAGCCAAGGAGCACACCCCGTGA
- a CDS encoding ABC transporter ATP-binding protein, whose protein sequence is MASPPEKPLDHRYRGEHPIRTLVYLFRADRHRLAGAVAVFTVKHSPVWLLPLITASIIDTVVQHGPIGDLWTSTGIIMFILVVNYPLHLLYVRLLYGSVRRMGTALRSALCTRMQQLSIGYHSRVSAGVLQAKVVRDVETVEQMVQQTAETGLGAFTVLAGGLVIIAVRTPEFLPVFLVVVPAASLLVARLRARLRTHNEHFRHEVEALSSRVTEMTRLIPVTRAHGLERKALRRMDGTLDRLLTSGMRLDLVNGRFGSLSWVVLNVVGVLVLAGAALISYHGVWGVTAGDVVMLSAFLTTLTNSTTTLASLAPVITKGLESVRSVGEVLQAPELEDNEGKAELASLRGAVTFEGVGHVFDGDGRPAVSDFTLAVEPGETIALVGASGAGKSTVLNLVIGFLRPTSGRLLLDRTDMSTLDLRTYRRFVSVVPQESILFDGTVRENVAYGMDDADEEAVRGALRDANALEFVDRLPQGLDTVVGEHGARLSGGQRQRLAIARALIRDPRVLILDEATSALDTRSEALVQQALARLLRGRTTFVVAHRLSTVRGADRIVVMGDGRILETGTHEELLRGGGAYTALHSGQVA, encoded by the coding sequence ATGGCGTCCCCGCCCGAAAAGCCGCTCGACCACCGCTACCGGGGCGAACACCCGATACGCACGCTCGTCTACCTGTTCCGCGCCGACCGCCACCGGCTGGCCGGCGCGGTCGCGGTCTTCACCGTCAAACACAGCCCGGTCTGGCTGCTGCCCCTCATCACCGCGTCCATCATCGACACCGTCGTCCAGCACGGCCCGATCGGCGACCTGTGGACCAGCACCGGGATCATCATGTTCATCCTGGTCGTCAACTACCCGCTGCACCTGCTGTACGTCCGCCTCCTGTACGGCAGCGTGCGCCGCATGGGCACCGCCCTGCGCTCCGCGCTGTGCACCCGCATGCAGCAGCTCTCCATCGGCTACCACTCGCGCGTCAGCGCCGGCGTGCTGCAGGCCAAGGTCGTCCGGGACGTCGAGACGGTCGAGCAGATGGTCCAGCAGACCGCCGAGACGGGACTCGGCGCGTTCACCGTCCTCGCCGGCGGCCTCGTCATCATCGCGGTCCGCACCCCGGAGTTCCTGCCCGTCTTCCTGGTCGTCGTCCCCGCCGCCTCCCTCCTGGTGGCGCGGCTGAGAGCCCGCCTGCGCACCCACAACGAACACTTCCGCCACGAGGTGGAGGCCCTGTCCTCCCGGGTGACGGAGATGACCCGGCTCATCCCGGTCACCCGCGCCCACGGCCTGGAGCGCAAGGCGCTGCGCCGCATGGACGGCACCCTGGACCGGCTGCTGACCTCCGGCATGCGCCTGGACCTGGTCAACGGCCGCTTCGGCTCACTGTCCTGGGTCGTGCTCAACGTGGTCGGAGTGCTGGTGCTCGCGGGCGCCGCGCTCATCTCGTACCACGGCGTCTGGGGCGTCACCGCCGGCGACGTCGTGATGCTCAGCGCCTTCCTGACCACCCTCACCAACTCCACGACAACGTTGGCAAGCCTCGCGCCGGTCATCACCAAGGGCCTGGAGTCCGTCCGTTCGGTCGGCGAGGTGCTCCAGGCTCCCGAACTGGAGGACAACGAGGGCAAGGCGGAGCTCGCCTCGCTGCGCGGAGCCGTCACCTTCGAGGGGGTCGGCCACGTCTTCGACGGCGACGGACGGCCCGCGGTGAGCGACTTCACGCTCGCGGTCGAACCCGGTGAGACGATCGCGCTGGTGGGCGCGTCCGGCGCCGGCAAGTCCACGGTGCTCAACCTCGTCATAGGCTTCCTGCGGCCCACATCCGGCCGCCTGCTGCTGGACCGCACCGACATGAGCACCCTCGACCTGCGCACCTACCGGCGGTTCGTCTCGGTGGTGCCGCAGGAGTCGATCCTCTTCGACGGCACCGTCCGGGAGAACGTCGCCTACGGCATGGACGACGCCGACGAGGAGGCGGTGCGCGGGGCGCTGCGCGACGCCAACGCGCTGGAGTTCGTGGACCGGCTGCCGCAGGGCCTCGACACCGTCGTCGGGGAGCACGGTGCACGGCTGTCCGGCGGCCAGCGTCAGCGACTGGCCATCGCCCGCGCCCTGATCCGGGATCCCAGGGTGCTGATCCTGGACGAGGCCACCTCGGCGCTCGACACCCGGTCCGAAGCCCTCGTCCAGCAGGCCCTGGCCCGGTTGCTGCGCGGCCGTACGACCTTCGTCGTCGCCCACCGGCTGTCCACCGTCCGGGGTGCGGACCGGATCGTGGTCATGGGTGACGGCCGGATCCTGGAGACCGGCACCCACGAGGAACTGCTGCGCGGGGGAGGGGCGTACACGGCGCTGCACAGCGGCCAGGTCGCCTGA
- a CDS encoding DUF397 domain-containing protein, whose product MPPVRNGVRASSLEACWKKSRHSNAEGNCVEVALVDGGIAMRNSRDPDGPALVYTPAEVAAFLAGAKEGEFDHLL is encoded by the coding sequence GTGCCACCAGTGCGCAACGGAGTGCGGGCCAGCTCGTTGGAGGCCTGCTGGAAGAAGAGTCGGCACAGCAACGCCGAGGGCAACTGTGTCGAGGTCGCCCTGGTGGACGGCGGCATCGCGATGCGCAACTCCCGCGATCCCGACGGCCCCGCGCTCGTCTACACCCCCGCCGAGGTCGCCGCCTTCCTGGCCGGGGCGAAGGAGGGCGAGTTCGACCACCTGCTGTGA
- a CDS encoding helix-turn-helix domain-containing protein: MSAAASPRISRLEPYLDRAEPAPTLLKMLVGVQLAGFREDAGLSQEQAARELGFSAAKLSRIESGKGRRPPAEKDVRALLDRYGTDAYEASVLLKLLRRAGEPGWWQRYDKRLMPEWFDRLVGLQEAAATIRTFEIQYVPGLLQTPDYTRAVVERGLPNAPEGEVRRRVELRMRRAELLHRKDGPQLWAIIDESVLLRVLGSREVMREQLEHLVKMAEEPHVTLQIVPLDVTNASAPAIPVTYLRFGGADLPDVVYLEHIRSANFLEDLDETEEYRVALDRLADEALTPRESLELLRSTMAQRYPGK; this comes from the coding sequence ATGTCCGCCGCCGCGTCGCCTCGCATCTCCCGTCTCGAACCTTATCTGGACCGGGCCGAGCCGGCTCCCACCCTGCTGAAGATGCTCGTCGGCGTGCAGCTGGCGGGCTTCCGCGAGGACGCCGGCCTCTCCCAGGAGCAGGCGGCGCGCGAGCTGGGTTTCAGCGCGGCGAAACTCTCGCGCATCGAGTCGGGCAAGGGCCGCAGGCCCCCGGCGGAGAAGGACGTCCGCGCGCTGCTCGACCGGTACGGCACCGATGCGTACGAGGCCTCGGTCCTGCTCAAACTGCTCCGGCGCGCCGGTGAGCCGGGCTGGTGGCAGCGGTACGACAAGCGCCTGATGCCCGAGTGGTTCGACCGTCTGGTCGGACTCCAGGAGGCCGCGGCGACCATCCGGACCTTCGAGATCCAGTACGTTCCCGGCCTGCTCCAGACGCCGGACTACACCCGTGCCGTGGTCGAGCGGGGCCTGCCCAACGCGCCCGAGGGCGAGGTCCGGCGACGGGTGGAGCTGCGCATGCGCCGCGCGGAGCTGCTGCACCGCAAGGACGGCCCGCAGCTGTGGGCGATCATCGACGAGTCCGTGCTGCTGCGCGTGCTGGGCAGCCGCGAGGTCATGCGCGAGCAGCTGGAGCATCTCGTCAAGATGGCGGAGGAGCCCCATGTGACGCTCCAGATCGTGCCGCTGGACGTCACGAACGCTTCGGCGCCCGCGATCCCGGTCACGTATCTGCGTTTCGGCGGCGCCGACCTGCCCGACGTGGTGTACCTGGAGCACATCCGCAGCGCCAACTTCCTCGAAGACCTCGACGAGACCGAGGAGTACCGGGTCGCGCTGGACCGGCTGGCCGACGAGGCGCTGACCCCGCGCGAGTCACTCGAGCTGCTGCGCTCGACGATGGCGCAGCGCTACCCCGGGAAGTAA
- a CDS encoding SAM-dependent methyltransferase, which produces MQADKQLSTEIDANVPTAARMYDYYLGGKDNYAADRAAVGELDKVVPSTRRLALNNRRFLQRVVRTLAEDYGIRQFLDHGSGLPTQDNVHQVAQRVDPESRVVYVDNDPMVLVHGRALLDQNDRTAVIHADMRSTEEIFSHPDTQRLIDFSQPVAVLFNSVFHCIPDSDTDGPTAVVRRVTERLVPGSYAVMCQLVSEDAEVRKSVTDFMDQATQGHWGRVREPKDVEALFEGMDILEPGLVEVSTWRPDTDVAPRQLSDEWIEFGGLGRLR; this is translated from the coding sequence ATGCAAGCCGACAAGCAGCTGTCCACGGAGATCGACGCCAACGTGCCCACGGCCGCACGCATGTACGACTACTATCTGGGCGGCAAGGACAACTACGCGGCCGACCGTGCGGCGGTCGGTGAACTCGACAAGGTCGTCCCGAGCACCCGCCGGCTGGCCCTGAACAACCGGCGCTTCCTGCAGCGGGTCGTCAGGACCCTGGCCGAGGACTACGGCATCCGCCAGTTCCTGGACCACGGTTCCGGCCTGCCCACGCAGGACAACGTGCACCAGGTCGCCCAGCGCGTCGACCCCGAGTCCCGCGTCGTCTACGTCGACAACGACCCGATGGTGCTGGTCCACGGCCGCGCGCTGCTGGACCAGAACGACCGGACCGCCGTCATCCACGCCGACATGCGCTCGACCGAGGAGATCTTCTCCCACCCGGACACCCAGCGCCTGATCGACTTCTCGCAGCCGGTCGCCGTGCTGTTCAACTCGGTCTTCCACTGCATCCCGGACAGTGACACCGACGGCCCGACGGCGGTCGTCCGCCGCGTCACCGAGCGGCTCGTGCCCGGGAGCTACGCGGTCATGTGCCAGCTGGTCAGCGAGGACGCCGAAGTGCGGAAGTCCGTCACGGACTTCATGGACCAGGCGACGCAGGGGCACTGGGGACGGGTCCGCGAGCCGAAGGACGTCGAGGCCCTCTTCGAAGGCATGGACATCCTGGAGCCGGGCCTGGTGGAGGTCTCCACCTGGCGTCCGGACACCGATGTGGCTCCCCGCCAGCTCAGCGACGAGTGGATCGAGTTCGGCGGACTGGGCCGCCTCCGCTAG
- a CDS encoding SDR family NAD(P)-dependent oxidoreductase — MNRFTGKTVLVTGAGSGLGRAIALAFAAEGASVVAAGRTAATLRETAGLIERAGGTAAAVTADVTDSGQLRNLVRESVVRFGGLHIAVNNAGILRGTVPVGEVSEEDWDAVLRTNVTGVWLAMKHQIAHMKDHGGGAIVNISSNLGAHLRIPNAAAYVTSKAAVSALTRAAALDHIHQGIRVNAVSPGASAAPMSLLPGESEADRAERVKTENPLGRVAEAEEVAAAVLYLASPAAGAVVGADLVVDSGASA; from the coding sequence ATGAACCGCTTCACCGGCAAGACCGTCCTCGTCACCGGCGCGGGCTCCGGCCTCGGCCGCGCGATCGCGCTCGCGTTCGCGGCCGAGGGCGCGTCCGTGGTCGCCGCCGGGCGCACCGCGGCCACACTGCGCGAGACGGCCGGCCTCATCGAGCGCGCAGGCGGCACGGCCGCCGCCGTCACCGCCGACGTCACCGACTCCGGTCAGCTGAGGAACCTGGTACGCGAGAGCGTCGTCCGCTTCGGCGGACTGCACATCGCGGTCAACAACGCCGGGATACTCCGCGGCACCGTGCCCGTCGGTGAGGTGAGCGAGGAGGACTGGGATGCGGTGCTGCGGACCAACGTCACCGGCGTCTGGCTGGCCATGAAGCACCAGATCGCGCACATGAAGGACCACGGCGGCGGCGCCATCGTCAACATCTCCTCCAACCTCGGCGCCCACCTGCGGATTCCGAACGCCGCCGCGTACGTCACCTCGAAGGCGGCGGTCTCCGCGCTGACCCGCGCCGCCGCCCTCGACCACATCCACCAGGGCATCCGAGTCAACGCGGTCAGCCCCGGCGCCTCCGCCGCCCCCATGTCGCTGCTGCCCGGCGAGAGTGAGGCCGACCGCGCCGAGCGCGTGAAGACGGAGAACCCGCTCGGCCGGGTCGCGGAGGCGGAGGAAGTGGCGGCCGCGGTGCTCTACCTCGCCTCGCCCGCGGCCGGCGCGGTGGTCGGCGCCGACCTGGTCGTCGACAGCGGAGCCTCGGCCTGA
- a CDS encoding MFS transporter — translation MTATGAADVTTAQQRCAFVLLGGVQATLIFTLAAIAVPLPRIGLELGLRRADLILLSAAYGLTFAGLLLFGGRLADRCGGRRALTAGLVLFAAASAAAPLAGGMGTLLAARFAQGAGAALIAPAAMAVLRTVFPSPLAYGRAMATWGGLSILGATAGNLLSGVISTLLSWRWTFAVPLAVALAALALAPRLLPDTAPSRDRTLDLPGALLATAGITLASHGLVVTDTHPWSSAGVLVPLLGGAVLLAGFWYAERRADDPLLPPRFLLHRRRILALAAIALSACATAMTFVVLSLHLQQARDWSQMRTSAAFLPFAVALVASGRAAGPLIGRYGARTVTSAGLGTGAAGLALLALTGTDPHVSYGYGLLPGLVLLPAGAAASFAGAAVLATEGVPRRRTGLAGGVLNTAMEFGPTVLFALLLTLGSDASSFAATGAALAAVALLNHRTR, via the coding sequence ATGACCGCCACGGGCGCCGCCGACGTCACCACCGCACAGCAGCGGTGCGCCTTCGTCCTCCTCGGTGGCGTCCAGGCCACGCTGATCTTCACCCTCGCGGCGATCGCCGTACCGCTGCCCCGCATCGGGCTCGAACTCGGCCTGCGGCGCGCCGACCTGATTCTGCTCAGCGCCGCCTACGGACTGACCTTCGCCGGGCTGCTGCTCTTCGGCGGACGCCTCGCGGACCGCTGCGGCGGGCGACGTGCCCTCACCGCGGGCCTGGTCCTCTTCGCCGCCGCCTCGGCCGCCGCCCCGCTCGCGGGCGGCATGGGGACACTGCTGGCGGCACGCTTCGCGCAGGGGGCGGGGGCGGCTCTGATCGCGCCCGCCGCCATGGCCGTGCTCCGCACCGTCTTCCCCTCTCCCCTCGCGTACGGCAGGGCGATGGCCACCTGGGGAGGACTCTCGATACTCGGCGCGACCGCGGGCAATCTGCTCTCCGGCGTCATCTCGACGCTGCTGTCCTGGCGCTGGACCTTCGCCGTACCGCTCGCAGTGGCCCTCGCCGCCCTCGCCCTGGCACCCCGGCTGCTGCCGGACACCGCCCCGAGCCGGGACAGGACCCTCGACCTGCCGGGTGCGCTGCTCGCCACCGCCGGGATCACTCTCGCCAGTCACGGACTCGTCGTCACCGACACCCACCCCTGGTCGTCGGCCGGTGTGCTCGTGCCGCTACTCGGCGGGGCCGTGCTGCTGGCCGGGTTCTGGTACGCCGAGCGCCGCGCCGACGACCCGCTGCTGCCGCCCCGCTTCCTGCTGCACCGGCGGCGGATCCTCGCCCTCGCGGCCATCGCGCTGAGCGCCTGCGCGACCGCGATGACCTTCGTGGTCCTCTCGCTCCACCTCCAGCAGGCGCGCGACTGGTCGCAGATGCGGACCTCGGCGGCGTTCCTGCCGTTCGCCGTGGCACTGGTCGCCTCGGGCCGGGCGGCGGGTCCGCTCATCGGCCGGTACGGGGCCCGGACCGTCACGTCCGCCGGGCTCGGCACCGGCGCGGCCGGGCTCGCGCTCCTCGCGCTCACCGGGACCGACCCGCACGTCTCGTACGGGTACGGACTGCTGCCGGGCCTCGTGCTGCTGCCGGCCGGCGCCGCGGCGTCCTTCGCGGGAGCCGCCGTGCTCGCCACCGAGGGCGTGCCGCGGCGGCGGACCGGGCTCGCGGGCGGCGTACTGAACACCGCCATGGAATTCGGCCCGACCGTCCTGTTCGCCCTCCTGCTCACGCTCGGCAGCGACGCCTCGTCCTTCGCCGCGACGGGGGCCGCTCTCGCCGCCGTCGCCCTCCTGAACCACCGCACCAGGTAA